Proteins encoded within one genomic window of Pseudalkalibacillus sp. SCS-8:
- a CDS encoding class D sortase — translation MKKKSILLWVTAVSFIIIGVALSTTNAFKLYKGMAFAHQPSETDLPEEEDVISDQGSSPMLYETKPEEGEKIGHLYIPKLDETLPIIHGTDEEELSKGVGHFADSVLPGEEDNSVLSGHRDTVFRRLGEVTVGDELIVTTSAGTFTYKIRKTRIVDADDRTVIVPKPRATLTLTTCYPFAFIGAAPERYVLVADLIKKAE, via the coding sequence ATGAAAAAGAAGAGCATTTTGTTATGGGTGACAGCTGTTTCCTTCATTATCATTGGCGTCGCCCTTTCTACGACAAACGCCTTTAAGCTTTATAAGGGGATGGCTTTCGCACATCAGCCGAGCGAAACGGACCTACCTGAGGAAGAAGATGTAATTTCTGATCAGGGGTCTAGCCCTATGCTATATGAGACAAAGCCTGAAGAAGGGGAAAAAATTGGGCACTTGTACATTCCAAAGCTTGATGAAACACTGCCAATCATTCATGGGACCGATGAAGAGGAATTGAGCAAGGGAGTCGGTCATTTTGCAGACAGCGTCCTGCCGGGTGAGGAGGACAATAGTGTCCTTTCGGGTCACAGGGATACAGTATTCCGGCGTCTAGGCGAAGTGACCGTCGGAGACGAGCTCATCGTCACAACTTCAGCTGGGACCTTCACCTATAAAATTCGTAAAACAAGGATCGTCGATGCTGACGATCGGACGGTCATCGTCCCGAAACCACGGGCCACCCTTACCCTGACGACCTGCTATCCATTCGCATTCATAGGGGCGGCACCTGAAAGATACGTACTGGTTGCGGATTTAATAAAAAAAGCTGAATAA
- a CDS encoding AEC family transporter: protein MEEMMSLVWEMIMLYGITVIGYMARKTRVLPDGSDYVLTQLVLYITLPALILYSLDFPYEERYLHEFSWLLLLSVTAIVVACSFGFVLRRSAKLQAEQEGVYEGLIVFGNQGFIGYAIIYILLGQVGILYTAVFNFFYIVLIWTYGIYMIARSNASFSWRWLIFNPGVLATLVGFILFLLPFQWPAQVHTLFEMVGLPTIPLSMLIIGILLANLNRTEVWHYIQNRYIWSAVSMRLLIIPLCLFPLLLLPINQTLLVVAILVSATPSAPTIALYARKYDGDPYFASVGSAISTILSMVTITCLYWLLRYFGV from the coding sequence ATGGAAGAAATGATGTCTTTAGTTTGGGAGATGATCATGCTTTACGGTATTACCGTCATTGGTTACATGGCACGTAAAACACGCGTACTTCCTGATGGTTCTGATTATGTATTGACCCAGCTTGTCCTCTACATAACCCTACCGGCACTTATCCTTTATTCGTTGGACTTTCCATATGAAGAACGCTATCTTCATGAATTCAGCTGGTTATTGCTCCTGTCTGTGACAGCCATCGTCGTTGCTTGCTCATTCGGGTTCGTATTACGCAGGTCGGCAAAATTACAAGCAGAACAAGAAGGTGTGTATGAAGGTCTGATTGTATTCGGTAATCAAGGCTTCATCGGCTATGCAATCATTTATATCCTGCTCGGTCAGGTTGGGATTCTTTATACCGCTGTTTTCAATTTTTTCTATATCGTGTTGATTTGGACGTACGGAATTTATATGATTGCCCGCTCCAATGCCTCCTTCTCTTGGAGGTGGTTAATCTTTAATCCGGGAGTGTTAGCCACACTCGTTGGATTCATCCTCTTTCTCCTTCCTTTTCAATGGCCGGCACAGGTCCATACACTGTTCGAAATGGTCGGGCTTCCAACCATCCCCCTTTCCATGCTCATCATTGGGATCCTGCTCGCCAATTTGAATAGAACCGAAGTGTGGCATTATATCCAAAACAGATACATTTGGAGCGCCGTATCAATGCGGCTTCTCATCATTCCGCTTTGTCTCTTTCCACTTCTCTTACTACCTATAAACCAGACACTCCTCGTTGTTGCGATACTCGTTTCCGCTACACCATCGGCACCGACCATAGCGCTATACGCAAGAAAATATGACGGGGATCCTTACTTCGCATCGGTAGGTTCAGCCATCTCCACAATCCTTTCCATGGTTACCATCACATGCTTATATTGGTTACTCCGTTATTTCGGTGTCTGA
- a CDS encoding nitronate monooxygenase: MTSKLPDHIRNELELPIISAPMFLVSSPELVIESCKSGIIGSFPTLNARTETILEEWMERIRCELNDVKQEDPNRKVAPWAVNLIVHRSNQRYEKDLEIVKKYEPPIVITSLGNPSAVIEIVHSYGGLVFSDVSTIPHAKKAAETGVDGLILVCSGAGGHAGTINSFAFAGAVKEFWDGITILAGCISNGRDVLASQVLGMDLAYMGTRFISAKESFASDEYKEMLIESVLDDLIYTDAFTGVSANYLKNSIMKAGIDLEKLKSKEKVDLSTLNQSDSKAWKDIWSAGQGVDQIQAVQPVKEIVDELKKEYEQAQKGLFVPTT; the protein is encoded by the coding sequence TTGACGTCCAAATTGCCCGATCATATCAGAAATGAACTTGAATTACCGATCATCTCTGCACCGATGTTTCTCGTATCAAGCCCTGAGCTGGTCATTGAAAGCTGTAAATCAGGCATCATCGGTTCATTTCCAACATTGAATGCACGAACGGAAACGATTTTAGAAGAGTGGATGGAAAGGATCCGTTGTGAATTAAATGACGTGAAACAAGAGGATCCGAACAGAAAGGTCGCACCATGGGCAGTGAATCTGATTGTCCACCGGTCGAACCAACGTTACGAGAAGGACCTTGAAATCGTAAAAAAATATGAACCACCGATTGTCATTACATCTCTCGGGAATCCATCTGCAGTCATTGAAATCGTCCATTCCTACGGTGGACTCGTTTTTTCAGATGTTTCCACGATCCCCCATGCGAAAAAAGCTGCTGAAACAGGTGTAGATGGACTCATTCTTGTTTGTTCTGGAGCAGGTGGACATGCAGGCACCATCAACAGCTTCGCATTTGCAGGAGCGGTAAAGGAATTCTGGGATGGCATCACGATACTTGCTGGTTGTATTTCAAACGGCAGAGATGTGCTCGCCTCTCAAGTATTAGGGATGGATCTGGCCTACATGGGTACAAGGTTCATATCTGCAAAAGAAAGCTTTGCGTCGGATGAATATAAAGAGATGCTCATCGAATCCGTCTTGGATGATCTCATCTACACTGATGCCTTCACCGGAGTGAGCGCCAATTATTTGAAAAACAGCATCATGAAAGCGGGCATCGATCTTGAAAAACTGAAGAGCAAGGAAAAAGTCGATCTCTCTACACTAAATCAATCCGATTCAAAAGCATGGAAGGACATCTGGTCTGCTGGACAAGGTGTCGATCAGATCCAAGCTGTCCAACCGGTCAAAGAAATCGTCGACGAGCTTAAAAAAGAGTACGAACAAGCCCAAAAGGGACTTTTCGTACCTACAACATAG
- a CDS encoding processed acidic surface protein produces MKHVLAIVFSITVLLVPMSALAAIEQSELDAYLEQIGWTQEELEEELAFFEMTLADFDSIEMLQEFIGTPLSEENLQSILDDFDLTREELNGLLVEMGELEEGEDVLDVYTIYEYLRDDVEFYLYEGTPIDEESLNELLTIYELTYEELIALLEENGDSIEQYEYIEDLEEALFEYMYGDEIPTMDDFFTELGITEEELDALMNHLMTIDIDDPAIEEKMDALTERLLAIGDFENPEDLTKDQVAEMAAIMSEMLALFQLDAKFYLIVDGKTEPITINQLLAMSEEEVAGTKLLVEIYDLNGTLLLDMLLTEELVEAEKIQEAAEDLKVVEEIVTGSAEQSAEPSNASPVTKTVKGAKMPKTAGHYMEAAMLGIGFVLAGLMMIRRLRQKTAA; encoded by the coding sequence ATGAAACATGTGTTAGCAATTGTTTTTAGTATCACAGTATTACTGGTTCCGATGTCTGCGTTGGCAGCCATTGAACAATCCGAGCTAGACGCTTATCTTGAGCAGATCGGATGGACGCAAGAAGAGCTGGAGGAAGAGCTCGCCTTTTTTGAAATGACTTTAGCCGATTTCGACTCGATCGAAATGCTGCAGGAATTTATCGGCACACCATTATCCGAAGAAAACTTACAATCGATTCTAGACGATTTCGATTTGACCCGTGAAGAGCTTAACGGGTTGCTCGTTGAAATGGGAGAACTAGAAGAGGGTGAAGATGTTCTTGATGTGTATACGATCTATGAATATCTTCGTGATGATGTCGAATTCTACCTTTATGAAGGGACGCCAATCGACGAAGAGTCCCTCAATGAGCTTCTTACAATCTATGAGTTGACCTATGAAGAATTGATCGCGCTGCTTGAAGAGAATGGCGACAGCATCGAGCAATACGAATATATTGAAGACTTGGAAGAAGCTTTGTTTGAATACATGTATGGTGATGAAATTCCGACAATGGACGACTTCTTCACTGAACTTGGTATTACAGAAGAAGAGCTTGATGCATTGATGAACCACTTGATGACCATCGACATCGACGATCCGGCAATCGAAGAAAAAATGGATGCTCTGACAGAACGACTCCTTGCGATTGGTGATTTTGAAAATCCAGAGGATCTGACGAAAGATCAAGTGGCTGAAATGGCAGCCATCATGAGTGAAATGCTTGCGCTCTTCCAGCTGGATGCAAAATTCTATTTAATCGTGGATGGAAAGACTGAACCAATCACGATCAACCAGCTTTTAGCTATGAGTGAAGAAGAGGTAGCTGGAACAAAACTTTTAGTCGAAATTTACGATCTGAATGGAACGTTGCTTTTGGACATGCTGCTTACGGAAGAATTGGTTGAAGCAGAAAAGATTCAGGAAGCGGCTGAGGACCTGAAGGTTGTCGAGGAAATCGTCACAGGATCGGCTGAGCAATCTGCTGAACCATCGAATGCATCCCCTGTAACGAAAACCGTTAAGGGTGCAAAAATGCCCAAGACTGCCGGTCATTACATGGAAGCTGCTATGCTAGGAATCGGCTTTGTCCTTGCTGGATTGATGATGATTCGACGGTTACGTCAAAAGACGGCCGCTTAA